A single Sporomusaceae bacterium DNA region contains:
- a CDS encoding TrkH family potassium uptake protein, protein MAVRDNVTDLLDISQWKLTPYQILAAGFAGLIIAGAALLATPLASATGEPLRFIDALFTATSAVCVTGLVVADTGTRFSLFGQIVIVLLIQAGGLGIMTMATLMALLMGKKINLRERLIIQEAMNQLTVAGVVRLTRYIIKATLLIEFIAGTILAVRFYQDYGVKGIYFGYWHAVSAFCNAGFDLFGEYRSLTGYVDDLTVNLVISALIILGGIGFSVMADVWENRRFRDYSLHSKLVLTVTAFLITFGAVVIFAFEQDNPATLGPLSWDGKILASYFQSVTTRTAGYNTVPIGEMGNAALFFIVILMFIGASPGSTGGGVKTTTAGLLAAAIWALVRGREDVEIFERSLSRSIIYKAFALVFIAALLVIVVTMILCVSESAPFLNILFEVVSAFGTVGLSTGITPDLSVTGKLWIILTMFAGRVGPITLALALALRQRKAMVKYPEGKVIIG, encoded by the coding sequence ATGGCTGTACGCGATAACGTAACCGACCTTCTCGACATATCCCAATGGAAGCTCACTCCTTATCAGATCCTGGCGGCCGGCTTTGCCGGCCTTATCATCGCCGGAGCAGCGCTCCTGGCCACGCCGCTGGCGTCCGCCACCGGCGAGCCGCTGCGATTCATCGACGCCCTTTTTACCGCGACCTCGGCCGTATGCGTCACCGGCCTGGTTGTGGCAGATACCGGCACACGGTTCTCGCTGTTCGGGCAAATAGTCATTGTCCTCCTTATCCAGGCGGGCGGACTCGGCATTATGACCATGGCCACCCTGATGGCTTTGCTGATGGGCAAAAAAATCAACCTGCGCGAACGGCTCATCATCCAGGAAGCTATGAACCAGCTGACCGTCGCCGGCGTCGTGCGCCTCACCCGCTATATCATCAAAGCCACCCTGCTGATAGAATTTATCGCCGGTACAATTCTGGCGGTCCGCTTTTACCAGGACTACGGCGTAAAGGGCATCTATTTCGGCTATTGGCACGCCGTTTCGGCCTTCTGCAACGCCGGTTTCGACCTTTTCGGCGAATACCGCAGTCTTACCGGCTATGTCGACGACCTGACCGTCAACCTCGTTATCTCCGCCCTTATCATCCTCGGTGGTATAGGATTCTCCGTCATGGCCGACGTCTGGGAAAATCGCCGTTTCCGGGATTACTCCCTTCACAGCAAACTCGTTTTAACCGTCACAGCCTTTCTCATCACATTCGGCGCCGTCGTCATCTTCGCTTTCGAGCAGGACAACCCGGCCACACTCGGCCCGCTCTCCTGGGACGGGAAAATCCTTGCCAGCTACTTCCAGTCGGTAACGACCCGCACTGCCGGCTACAATACCGTGCCGATCGGCGAGATGGGCAACGCCGCCCTATTCTTCATCGTCATCCTGATGTTTATCGGCGCTTCGCCCGGCTCCACCGGCGGTGGCGTAAAGACAACCACGGCCGGGCTGCTGGCCGCCGCTATCTGGGCGCTCGTCCGCGGCCGGGAAGACGTGGAAATATTCGAGCGTAGCCTGTCCAGATCGATAATTTACAAAGCGTTTGCCCTGGTGTTCATCGCCGCGCTGCTGGTAATCGTGGTCACCATGATACTATGCGTCAGCGAGTCGGCCCCCTTTCTCAACATCCTTTTCGAAGTCGTATCCGCCTTCGGAACGGTAGGGCTCAGCACCGGCATAACCCCGGACCTTTCCGTCACCGGCAAACTGTGGATTATACTCACCATGTTCGCCGGCAGGGTCGGCCCGATAACTCTTGCCCTGGCGCTGGCCCTCCGTCAGCGCAAAGCGATGGTCAAATACCCCGAAGGTAAAGTAATAATAGGTTAG
- a CDS encoding TrkA family potassium uptake protein — MAKKNKQFAIIGLGRFGTSVALTLSKAGYEVLAIDANEERVQKFSDEVTHVVQANTTEEAALKALGIRNFDTVVVAIGEDIQANVLTTLLLKEIGVPNIVAKARNELHGKMLEKIGADKVIYPERDMGMRVAHSLVSANVLDYIELSPNLSLVEVAAPVTLQGRSLAQANLRALYGVNVVAIKRGEQIIVPPQPGEMISDQDILIVVGTNDGVQKLEELE, encoded by the coding sequence ATGGCCAAGAAAAATAAACAGTTCGCGATCATCGGTTTGGGGCGTTTCGGCACGAGCGTCGCCCTAACGCTGTCCAAGGCGGGCTATGAAGTGCTTGCCATCGACGCCAACGAAGAGCGGGTCCAGAAATTCAGCGACGAGGTCACCCACGTCGTACAGGCGAATACCACCGAGGAAGCGGCCCTCAAGGCCCTTGGCATCCGCAATTTCGACACCGTCGTCGTGGCCATCGGCGAAGACATCCAGGCCAATGTTCTCACAACCCTGCTTCTCAAGGAGATCGGCGTGCCCAACATCGTCGCCAAAGCCCGCAACGAACTGCATGGCAAAATGCTCGAAAAAATCGGCGCCGACAAAGTCATCTATCCCGAAAGGGACATGGGGATGCGAGTTGCCCACAGCCTCGTTTCCGCCAATGTCCTCGATTATATCGAACTGTCCCCCAACCTCAGCCTGGTCGAAGTGGCCGCCCCGGTAACGCTTCAGGGGCGCAGCCTGGCCCAGGCCAACCTCCGCGCCCTATACGGCGTCAACGTCGTCGCCATAAAGCGCGGCGAACAGATCATCGTGCCGCCCCAACCGGGCGAAATGATCAGCGATCAGGATATTCTGATCGTCGTCGGCACCAACGACGGCGTGCAGAAACTGGAGGAACTGGAATGA
- a CDS encoding RNA methyltransferase translates to MTEIIASPHNQLVKTVASLRQKKYRDELGLFTVEGVRLAEEIVAAGWPIENCVFTAAAAADSRAAVLLDALREKRCRLVQVSDQIYAKISDTQEPQGIMLVAAKRPVSFADVLSRSPKPLIAVLDGIQDPGNAGTIIRTADAAGCSGVVLLKGCADLYAGKTVRATMGSLFHLPVVASLASDEFLRDLVTAAIPLIATDLAGATVYSAARLSGPAAIVFGNEGAGVGADLLAKAAERIIVPIYGKAESLNVATAAAVILYEAARQRLSTL, encoded by the coding sequence ATGACCGAAATCATCGCCAGCCCCCACAACCAGCTGGTGAAAACGGTCGCGTCCCTGCGGCAGAAAAAATATCGCGACGAACTTGGCCTTTTTACCGTGGAAGGCGTCCGCCTGGCGGAAGAAATCGTAGCCGCCGGCTGGCCAATCGAAAACTGCGTTTTCACCGCCGCCGCGGCGGCCGATTCCCGCGCGGCAGTATTACTCGACGCCCTGCGGGAAAAAAGGTGCCGGCTGGTTCAGGTTTCCGACCAGATCTACGCCAAAATATCCGATACCCAAGAGCCGCAGGGAATCATGCTCGTCGCTGCCAAGCGCCCCGTCTCCTTCGCCGACGTCCTCTCCCGGTCGCCCAAACCCCTCATCGCCGTTCTCGATGGCATCCAGGATCCGGGGAACGCCGGGACGATCATCCGCACCGCCGACGCTGCCGGCTGCAGCGGCGTGGTGTTGCTAAAAGGCTGCGCGGACCTCTACGCCGGGAAAACCGTGCGGGCTACAATGGGCTCGCTCTTTCATCTGCCGGTTGTGGCGAGCCTGGCCAGCGACGAGTTTCTCCGTGACCTTGTCACGGCGGCGATCCCTCTTATCGCCACCGATCTGGCGGGAGCGACAGTCTACTCCGCCGCCCGTTTGTCCGGGCCGGCGGCCATCGTCTTCGGCAACGAGGGCGCGGGAGTTGGCGCCGATCTGCTCGCAAAAGCCGCAGAGCGGATCATCGTACCAATCTACGGCAAAGCCGAATCGCTCAATGTCGCGACAGCGGCGGCGGTAATCCTTTACGAAGCGGCCCGCCAGCGCCTGTCAACCTTGTAA
- the pheS gene encoding phenylalanine--tRNA ligase subunit alpha: MEQQLRELRQAAVADIPQADSVDALNDLRVKYLGKKGSLTAILRGVGSLGPDERPRVGQLVNELRAELETLIQSKAEELKKVELAGKIAAARLDVTLPGRRPASGHKHPLTLTLERIKSVFMRMGFDIVEGPEIETDYFNFEALNLPPDHPARDMQDTFYITQDILLRTHTSPVEARTMQSVPPNSPVRIISPGKVYRVDYDATHSPVFHQVEGLVIDKGISFADLKGTLDQFAKEIFGSSVKLRFRPSFFPFTEPSAEVDISCVMCAGRGCRTCKGTGWLEILGSGMTHPRVLEMSNFDPEQVSGFAFGMGVERIAMLVYGIDDLRLFYDNDMRFLAQF, from the coding sequence ATGGAACAACAACTCAGAGAGCTTCGCCAGGCGGCCGTCGCCGATATACCCCAAGCGGACAGCGTCGATGCCCTCAATGACCTCCGCGTCAAGTACCTGGGGAAAAAGGGCAGCCTCACGGCCATCCTGCGCGGCGTTGGCAGCCTTGGCCCCGACGAAAGGCCGCGGGTCGGCCAACTCGTCAACGAGCTCAGGGCCGAACTGGAAACACTCATCCAGAGCAAAGCGGAAGAACTGAAAAAAGTGGAACTGGCCGGCAAAATCGCCGCCGCCAGGCTCGACGTCACCCTGCCCGGCCGTAGGCCCGCATCCGGCCACAAGCATCCGCTGACGTTGACCCTTGAAAGGATAAAATCCGTGTTCATGCGCATGGGTTTCGATATTGTCGAAGGGCCGGAAATAGAAACCGATTACTTCAACTTCGAGGCCCTCAACCTGCCCCCCGATCATCCTGCCCGCGACATGCAGGACACATTCTACATCACCCAGGACATCCTGCTCAGGACCCATACCTCGCCGGTCGAAGCCCGCACCATGCAAAGCGTTCCCCCCAACTCTCCCGTGCGGATAATCTCCCCCGGCAAAGTCTACCGGGTCGACTACGACGCCACCCACTCGCCCGTCTTTCATCAGGTCGAAGGTCTTGTCATCGACAAAGGGATCAGTTTTGCCGACCTCAAAGGCACCCTGGACCAGTTTGCCAAGGAGATTTTCGGCAGCAGCGTCAAACTGCGCTTCCGGCCCAGCTTCTTCCCCTTCACCGAACCGAGCGCCGAAGTCGATATATCCTGCGTCATGTGCGCCGGCCGCGGCTGCCGCACCTGCAAAGGCACCGGCTGGCTGGAAATCCTCGGCTCCGGCATGACCCATCCCCGCGTCCTTGAAATGAGCAATTTCGACCCCGAGCAGGTCAGCGGCTTCGCCTTCGGTATGGGCGTGGAGCGTATCGCCATGCTGGTATATGGCATCGACGACCTCAGGCTTTTCTACGACAACGACATGCGCTTCCTGGCGCAGTTTTAA
- the pheT gene encoding phenylalanine--tRNA ligase subunit beta, with the protein MRTSINWLKDYVEFSETPEKLADMMTMAGVPVENIEYRGEGLSKVVAGRIDEITAHPNADKLLVCKVDIGGSAVTIVTGATNLKTGDVVPVALAGAKLADGLEIGTANFRGIESQGMLCSGDELGMDAKIVPPELRDGIYILPADTMPGADALAVLGLDDVVLEFELTPNRADCFHSLGLAREVAALTGGTLRKPMLMLKEESADKANDLAAITIDEPALCARFTGRILQNVKIGPSPAWLQRRVQAAGMRPISNVVDVTNFVMMELGQPMHAYDYNLLAKHRIIVRRANPGERLTTLDGVKRELTPDMLVIADAVQAVGIAGVMGGLATEVTNATRTVLLEAASFNGASIRRTSKALGLRSEASSRFERGVNTADIIRALDRAAQLLEEMGACTVCPGIIDAYPDVQLPRQISVSPAQINARLGVDLPAAKMVDILRRLEFDVETQPDKLLITVPTWRGDVSRPADISEEIARIWGYENIPATTPFGNAKAGSQSYTQTITDRSKDILAGLGFSEIITFSFTHPAVFDKLGLPDDSALRKAIPILNPITDDFPAMKTTLMGGVLQTVASNLSRKNDDLKIYELGAVYRPHSLPPTELPDEPPMLCGALCGKRADLAWNQSRETVDFYDAKGAVEVLLAKLGITGYQVQSGEYYAMHPGKTALFVKDGEMLGAVGAVHPQVLDAFGLGREVYVFELDVARLVKQSVLIGGYRPLPRFPAIARDLAVILPQSVTAAQATEAIVASGGELLAGIRLFDMYTGEQVPAGAKSLAFALTFQATDRTLTDDEVDGYCNGIVDHMEKTLAAKLRV; encoded by the coding sequence ATGCGCACATCAATCAACTGGCTTAAAGACTATGTAGAGTTTTCCGAAACCCCTGAGAAACTCGCCGACATGATGACCATGGCCGGCGTGCCGGTGGAAAACATTGAATACCGCGGCGAAGGCCTGTCAAAAGTAGTCGCCGGGCGAATTGACGAAATCACCGCTCATCCCAACGCTGACAAACTCCTGGTCTGCAAGGTGGACATCGGCGGCTCCGCGGTCACAATCGTCACCGGCGCCACCAATCTCAAAACCGGCGACGTCGTCCCGGTGGCCCTCGCCGGCGCTAAGCTCGCTGACGGGCTGGAAATCGGCACAGCTAATTTTCGCGGCATCGAATCCCAGGGTATGCTTTGTTCGGGCGATGAGCTCGGCATGGACGCCAAAATTGTCCCCCCCGAGCTGCGCGACGGGATATATATATTGCCCGCCGATACCATGCCCGGCGCCGACGCCCTTGCCGTGCTCGGCCTTGACGACGTAGTGCTGGAATTTGAGCTGACCCCCAATAGGGCCGACTGTTTCCACTCTCTGGGGCTGGCCCGCGAGGTTGCCGCACTCACCGGCGGCACCCTCAGAAAACCCATGCTCATGCTCAAGGAAGAAAGCGCCGATAAGGCCAACGACCTGGCTGCCATAACCATCGATGAGCCGGCGCTGTGCGCCCGCTTCACCGGCCGCATTCTCCAGAACGTCAAGATCGGACCCTCGCCCGCCTGGCTGCAACGCCGTGTTCAGGCCGCCGGCATGCGGCCGATCAGCAATGTTGTCGATGTTACCAACTTCGTTATGATGGAACTTGGCCAGCCCATGCACGCCTACGACTACAACCTGCTCGCCAAGCACCGTATCATCGTCCGGCGGGCCAACCCGGGCGAACGCCTGACGACCCTCGACGGCGTCAAACGCGAGCTTACCCCCGATATGCTGGTCATCGCCGACGCCGTGCAGGCGGTCGGTATCGCCGGCGTAATGGGCGGGCTGGCCACCGAAGTCACAAACGCCACCCGCACCGTTCTCTTGGAAGCCGCCTCCTTCAACGGCGCCAGCATCAGACGCACCTCCAAGGCGCTCGGCCTGCGTTCGGAAGCGTCGAGCCGGTTTGAGCGCGGCGTCAACACCGCCGATATCATCCGCGCCCTCGACCGGGCCGCCCAACTGCTGGAAGAAATGGGCGCCTGCACCGTCTGCCCCGGCATCATCGACGCCTACCCGGATGTCCAACTGCCGCGCCAGATTTCCGTTTCCCCCGCCCAGATAAACGCCCGCCTCGGTGTCGACCTGCCGGCCGCCAAGATGGTCGACATCCTTCGCCGCCTGGAATTCGACGTCGAGACCCAGCCCGACAAGTTGCTCATAACCGTCCCCACCTGGCGGGGCGATGTCAGCAGGCCGGCCGACATCAGCGAAGAAATCGCCCGCATCTGGGGCTACGAAAACATCCCGGCGACCACCCCGTTCGGCAACGCCAAGGCCGGCAGCCAGAGCTACACCCAGACGATAACCGACCGCAGCAAAGACATCCTTGCCGGCCTCGGCTTCAGCGAAATCATCACCTTCAGCTTCACCCACCCCGCGGTATTCGACAAGCTCGGCCTACCGGACGACAGCGCATTGCGCAAAGCTATCCCCATCCTCAACCCCATCACCGATGACTTTCCCGCCATGAAAACCACCCTGATGGGCGGCGTTCTCCAGACGGTGGCCAGCAACCTGTCGCGCAAAAACGACGACCTGAAAATCTACGAACTCGGGGCGGTATACCGGCCTCACAGCCTTCCGCCTACAGAGTTGCCGGATGAGCCGCCGATGCTGTGCGGTGCCCTGTGCGGCAAACGGGCCGATCTCGCCTGGAACCAGTCGCGGGAAACCGTCGACTTCTATGACGCCAAAGGGGCGGTCGAGGTGCTGCTGGCGAAACTCGGCATCACCGGCTACCAGGTGCAGTCAGGCGAATACTACGCCATGCATCCCGGCAAAACAGCGCTGTTCGTTAAAGACGGCGAAATGCTCGGCGCCGTGGGCGCAGTGCATCCTCAGGTGCTTGACGCCTTCGGCCTCGGACGTGAAGTATACGTATTCGAGCTTGATGTCGCCCGCCTCGTAAAGCAGTCCGTTCTCATCGGCGGCTACCGGCCGCTGCCGCGCTTCCCGGCCATTGCCCGCGACTTGGCCGTCATCCTTCCCCAAAGCGTGACAGCCGCCCAGGCGACTGAGGCCATCGTCGCAAGCGGCGGCGAATTGCTCGCCGGCATCCGCCTCTTCGACATGTACACCGGCGAACAAGTGCCGGCCGGAGCGAAAAGCCTCGCGTTCGCCTTGACCTTCCAGGCTACCGACCGCACACTCACCGACGACGAAGTCGACGGTTACTGCAACGGTATCGTTGACCATATGGAAAAAACACTGGCTGCGAAACTGCGGGTATGA